One window of Verrucomicrobiota bacterium genomic DNA carries:
- a CDS encoding Gfo/Idh/MocA family oxidoreductase, with the protein MKRLITRRSFIRTNLTVALAASAFPSIIPASALGREGKIASGSRIVVGCIGNGPQGRGVMNGFLSQAEAQVVAVCDVKKDQLELARTAVNTRYANSDCKTYDDFRELLARKDIDAVLIATPDHWHVHVAVAAARAGKDMYLEKPMGLSLAEDQVLRKAVQKNKRMFQFGTQQRSSREFWRACQLVHNGHIGKLKHINVWAPASQPGGSTTPVPVPDNINYDRWLGPARFTPYTADKCLDVGKTWWFNTDYALGFVAGWGVHPLDIALWGHPKMFQGRMSIEGRGIFPKEGACNTSVAWKVDFKFADGVTMDFRGTPTGYKEVNALNDLTAWREKYGLVQDHGTAFEGTDGWVVVKRGNLRTSPESLAEEPMDSFKIQLPRSPNHVRNFLESVKSRARTVCPIEEAVQADALCQVSDIATRLERKLTFNCRTEKFVGDDEANRKLQLRPMRAPWKL; encoded by the coding sequence ATGAAAAGACTGATCACCCGCCGCAGTTTCATTCGTACCAACCTTACTGTCGCGCTCGCGGCCAGCGCATTTCCATCCATCATTCCGGCTTCAGCACTGGGCCGGGAAGGCAAGATAGCTTCGGGCAGCCGAATTGTTGTCGGTTGCATCGGCAACGGTCCGCAGGGCCGGGGCGTGATGAACGGATTCCTGTCGCAAGCCGAAGCCCAGGTCGTGGCCGTTTGTGACGTGAAGAAGGACCAACTGGAACTGGCCCGTACCGCCGTCAACACGCGCTACGCGAACTCCGACTGCAAGACGTACGATGATTTCCGTGAACTGCTCGCGCGCAAGGACATTGACGCGGTGCTGATCGCCACGCCGGATCACTGGCATGTGCATGTCGCTGTCGCCGCCGCGCGCGCCGGGAAGGACATGTATCTGGAAAAGCCGATGGGTTTGTCACTGGCCGAAGACCAGGTTTTGCGCAAGGCGGTGCAGAAGAATAAACGCATGTTCCAATTCGGCACGCAGCAGCGTTCATCACGAGAATTCTGGCGGGCCTGCCAACTGGTTCACAACGGCCACATCGGGAAATTGAAACACATCAATGTCTGGGCGCCCGCCAGTCAGCCGGGCGGTTCGACGACGCCGGTGCCGGTGCCGGACAACATCAACTACGACCGCTGGCTTGGCCCGGCGCGGTTCACGCCCTACACCGCCGACAAGTGCCTCGATGTGGGCAAAACCTGGTGGTTCAACACCGATTACGCGCTGGGCTTCGTCGCCGGCTGGGGCGTGCATCCGCTGGACATCGCCTTGTGGGGACACCCGAAGATGTTTCAAGGACGAATGAGCATCGAGGGCAGGGGGATTTTCCCGAAGGAGGGCGCGTGCAACACATCGGTGGCATGGAAGGTGGATTTCAAATTCGCCGACGGAGTAACGATGGATTTCCGGGGGACGCCCACTGGCTACAAGGAAGTCAATGCGCTGAATGACCTCACGGCGTGGCGGGAAAAATACGGGCTGGTGCAGGATCACGGCACGGCGTTCGAAGGCACAGACGGCTGGGTCGTCGTCAAGCGCGGCAACTTGCGCACCTCGCCGGAATCGCTGGCGGAGGAGCCGATGGATTCATTCAAGATCCAGTTGCCCCGCAGCCCCAATCACGTGCGGAACTTCCTCGAAAGCGTCAAGAGCCGCGCGCGCACGGTTTGCCCCATTGAAGAAGCCGTGCAGGCGGACGCGCTCTGTCAGGTGAGCGACATCGCTACGCGGTTGGAACGCAAGCTCACGTTTAATTGCCGAACCGAGAAGTTCGTCGGTGACGACGAGGCCAATCGCAAGTTGCAATTGCGGCCCATGCGCGCGCCGTGGAAGCTTTGA
- a CDS encoding ThuA domain-containing protein translates to MKTPRMLFSLTTLLLVCLAGCASRPSAGTRFNALVFSKTLMYRHASITNGIAAIKQLGVENRFSVDATEDSSWFTPANLARYQVVIFLSTSGDILNDEQQITFREFIERGGGLVAVHAGAAGDVATEGGWPWYGDALCARFTNHSAIVEAAIDVEDAHNPSTSGLPKRWVRRDEWYNFIQSPRGKVRVLASLDESTYKGGTMRGDHPVAWCKRIGHGRVWYTALGHTEASFTEPLFLQHLLGGIQVAAGTKPADFKPKENPR, encoded by the coding sequence ATGAAAACTCCAAGAATGCTCTTTTCGCTCACCACATTATTGCTGGTTTGCCTCGCCGGCTGCGCATCGCGGCCGTCGGCAGGCACCCGATTCAACGCGCTTGTCTTTTCCAAGACGCTCATGTACCGGCACGCTTCGATAACCAACGGCATCGCGGCGATCAAGCAACTCGGCGTGGAGAATAGATTTTCGGTGGACGCGACGGAGGACTCGAGTTGGTTCACGCCGGCGAATCTGGCGCGCTACCAGGTCGTCATCTTCCTCAGCACCTCGGGTGACATTCTGAATGACGAGCAACAAATAACGTTCCGGGAATTCATCGAACGCGGCGGCGGGCTGGTGGCCGTTCACGCTGGTGCGGCCGGCGACGTGGCGACCGAAGGAGGCTGGCCGTGGTATGGCGACGCGTTGTGCGCGCGGTTCACCAATCACTCGGCTATCGTCGAGGCGGCCATAGATGTCGAGGACGCGCACAATCCTTCGACCAGCGGCTTGCCGAAACGTTGGGTGCGCAGGGACGAGTGGTATAATTTCATCCAAAGTCCGCGCGGCAAAGTGCGCGTGCTCGCTTCGCTCGACGAGAGCACTTACAAGGGCGGCACGATGCGCGGCGATCATCCGGTGGCGTGGTGCAAGAGGATCGGCCACGGCCGCGTGTGGTACACCGCGCTGGGCCACACCGAAGCGAGTTTCACCGAACCGTTGTTCTTGCAACACCTGTTGGGCGGAATCCAAGTCGCAGCCGGCACGAAGCCAGCAGACTTCAAGCCCAAGGAGAATCCCCGTTGA
- a CDS encoding alpha-L-fucosidase, with protein sequence MKRTLILLNVLLLAAHVSQAGLPQKDFTKESPEQRAKRMAWFNDARFGLFIHWGVYSVPAGEWLGKTNYGEWFMEETKMPVSQYEKFAQQFNPVKFDAKQWVRMAKDAGMKYVVITSKHHDGFGLWRSDVTDWCIKSTPFPRDPLQELAAACKQDGITLCFYHSIMDWHHPDWGTRRAWNDKAAGEPNMDRYVDFMKAQLKELITRYGPLGILWFDGEWEKPWTHDRGVDLYNYVRSLQPSIIVNNRVGKGRSGMGGMDKGQGVGDYGTPEQEIPPTGFGPGVAWESCMTMNRHWGYNKNDQNWKSTQTLVRNLIDCASKGGNYLLNVGPTSEGLFPPASVERLAEIGKWMKVNHAAIYGTTASPFPRLPWGRCTKKVQGRATTLYLHVFDWPTDGRLVVPSLKNSAGKVYLLADKKQTPLTAVSGREGLVISVPASAPDAMSSSIVVKLRGELRIE encoded by the coding sequence ATGAAAAGAACTTTGATTCTATTGAACGTCCTGCTGTTGGCAGCCCATGTCAGCCAGGCCGGCCTGCCCCAAAAGGACTTCACGAAAGAAAGTCCCGAGCAACGCGCCAAACGCATGGCGTGGTTCAACGACGCCCGCTTCGGTCTGTTCATTCATTGGGGCGTGTATTCCGTCCCGGCGGGCGAGTGGCTGGGCAAAACCAACTACGGCGAATGGTTCATGGAGGAAACGAAGATGCCGGTCTCGCAATACGAGAAGTTTGCCCAGCAGTTCAACCCGGTGAAGTTCGACGCGAAACAGTGGGTGCGCATGGCCAAAGACGCCGGCATGAAATACGTCGTCATCACGAGCAAACATCACGATGGCTTCGGGCTGTGGCGCTCGGACGTGACGGACTGGTGCATCAAGTCCACCCCGTTTCCGCGCGACCCGCTCCAGGAACTCGCCGCCGCGTGCAAGCAGGACGGCATCACGTTGTGCTTTTATCACTCGATCATGGACTGGCATCATCCGGATTGGGGCACGCGCCGCGCCTGGAACGACAAGGCCGCCGGCGAGCCGAACATGGATCGTTACGTGGATTTCATGAAGGCCCAACTCAAGGAACTCATCACGCGTTACGGGCCGCTTGGCATTCTGTGGTTTGACGGCGAATGGGAAAAGCCTTGGACACACGACCGCGGGGTGGACCTATACAACTACGTTCGCAGCCTGCAACCGAGCATCATCGTCAACAACCGCGTGGGCAAAGGTCGCTCCGGCATGGGTGGCATGGACAAAGGCCAGGGCGTCGGCGATTACGGCACGCCGGAACAGGAAATTCCGCCGACCGGTTTCGGTCCGGGTGTCGCGTGGGAATCCTGCATGACCATGAACCGGCATTGGGGCTACAACAAGAATGATCAAAACTGGAAATCCACGCAGACGCTCGTGCGCAATCTGATTGATTGCGCGAGCAAAGGCGGCAACTACCTGCTCAACGTTGGCCCGACCAGTGAAGGCCTCTTCCCGCCCGCCAGCGTCGAACGGCTCGCTGAAATTGGAAAATGGATGAAGGTTAACCACGCGGCGATCTACGGCACCACTGCCAGCCCGTTCCCGCGTCTGCCGTGGGGACGTTGCACAAAGAAGGTCCAGGGCCGCGCCACCACGCTCTACCTCCACGTCTTCGACTGGCCCACTGACGGCCGGCTCGTTGTGCCAAGCCTGAAAAATTCTGCGGGGAAAGTCTATCTGCTGGCAGACAAGAAACAAACGCCGCTCACGGCTGTGTCTGGCAGGGAGGGTTTAGTCATTTCCGTTCCGGCATCTGCGCCGGATGCGATGTCCTCCTCCATTGTGGTGAAGCTGCGCGGTGAATTGCGGATTGAGTAG
- a CDS encoding glycoside hydrolase family 78 protein: MKISVAKITLLLVLVFTAACAQARDLKVAGLRCEYLVNPLGVDSTQPRLSWTLASKARGQVQTAYQILVASSPEALRKSQGDRWDSGQVKSDQTIQIVYAGKPLRSGARVFWKVRVWEQDGQASAWSAPAFWQMGLLAAKDWQARWIGDRAELPPVIPPKTPKDAERYDAQPATMLRKRFDVSAKVRRATLHASALGAYEIHLNGRRVGDHILAPEWTDYHTRVQYQSYDVTALLRSGDNVIGALLGDGWYAGRLGMSDALFKKLRGVYGRKPYLLAQLEIELANGQNMTVASDGSWVSTKQGPLRSSDILDGEVYDARREMPGWDAPGFDAQAWQPVEVLAEVKAGLVAQPNEPIRVVEELKPVALSEPKPGVFVFDMGQNMVGWCRLKLSGAPGTTVILRHAEMTNADGTIYTANLRGAPQVDRYTLRGGGTEMFEPHFTYHGFRFVEVTGLVQKPKLAELTGRVFCSSSPEVGQFTCSNPMLNRLWQNIRWTQRANLMSVPTDCPQRDERLGWMGDIQAFAQMACYGMDMAAFFKKWIPDVRDAQADDGRYADFSPHPFDRNQHFTGVPAWGDAGVIVPWRAWLNYADQRLIEEHLDSMKRWIDYVHSQNPGLIWRKGRGNDYNDWLNADTLKLPGWPAKGGEVPKDVFATMYFAHSAELVSKMAKAISRHEDARRYGKLFDEIKAAFNQEFVQADGRLPGDTQAGYALALHFNLLPDDLHPKAVAHLREAIRKYNGHLSTGFLSTRCLMLELTRSGYNDEAWQLITNRTFPSWGYMIENGATTMWERWDGYVQGRGFQDPGMNSFNHWAFGSVGEWMFQSIVGIQPDETRPGWKHFVIRPRPGGGVTWANGRYDSIRGPITSAWKIEKDKLALTVTIPVNTSATVYVPAAGVDEVTESGKPATSTPGVKFLRVDDGDAVFEVGSGRYQFAAPMNHNSRVKDAYIGKRERKTTRSFINQQTSPLQAI; this comes from the coding sequence ATGAAAATTTCCGTCGCAAAAATTACCTTGTTACTGGTCCTGGTCTTCACCGCTGCTTGCGCGCAGGCACGCGACCTAAAGGTTGCAGGTCTGAGATGCGAATATCTCGTCAACCCGCTGGGAGTGGATTCGACTCAACCGCGTCTCAGTTGGACGCTCGCCTCCAAAGCGCGAGGACAAGTTCAAACGGCGTATCAAATTCTGGTGGCCAGCTCGCCTGAAGCCCTGCGCAAAAGCCAGGGCGACCGGTGGGATTCTGGCCAGGTCAAGTCGGACCAAACCATCCAGATCGTTTATGCCGGCAAACCGCTTCGCTCCGGCGCCCGCGTCTTTTGGAAAGTCCGCGTCTGGGAACAGGATGGCCAGGCGTCCGCTTGGAGCGCGCCGGCGTTTTGGCAGATGGGTTTGCTGGCGGCCAAGGATTGGCAGGCCCGGTGGATTGGGGACCGCGCCGAGTTGCCGCCGGTCATTCCGCCCAAAACTCCGAAAGACGCGGAGCGATACGACGCTCAACCCGCGACGATGCTGCGCAAGCGCTTCGACGTGTCCGCCAAAGTCCGGCGCGCGACACTCCATGCCAGCGCGCTCGGCGCGTACGAGATTCACCTGAACGGCCGGCGCGTCGGCGATCACATCCTCGCGCCGGAATGGACCGATTACCATACGCGGGTTCAATACCAGTCCTACGATGTCACCGCGCTGTTGCGTTCGGGTGACAACGTTATTGGTGCACTGCTCGGCGACGGCTGGTACGCCGGACGGCTCGGCATGTCGGATGCGTTGTTCAAGAAACTGCGCGGGGTTTATGGGCGGAAACCGTATCTGCTGGCCCAATTGGAAATCGAGCTGGCGAATGGACAAAACATGACGGTCGCCTCGGATGGTTCGTGGGTTTCCACCAAGCAAGGTCCGTTGCGCAGTTCGGACATCCTCGATGGTGAGGTTTATGACGCGCGTCGGGAAATGCCCGGCTGGGATGCGCCAGGGTTTGATGCACAAGCCTGGCAGCCGGTGGAAGTGCTCGCCGAGGTCAAAGCCGGACTCGTCGCCCAGCCCAACGAACCCATCCGCGTCGTCGAGGAATTGAAACCCGTCGCCCTCAGTGAGCCAAAGCCCGGCGTGTTCGTCTTCGACATGGGACAGAACATGGTCGGTTGGTGTCGTCTGAAACTGAGCGGCGCGCCCGGCACTACGGTCATTCTCCGCCACGCCGAAATGACCAACGCCGACGGTACAATCTACACCGCCAACTTGCGGGGCGCGCCGCAGGTGGACCGCTACACGTTGCGCGGCGGCGGAACGGAAATGTTCGAGCCGCACTTCACGTATCACGGATTTCGCTTCGTGGAAGTTACCGGTCTGGTCCAGAAGCCGAAGTTGGCTGAACTCACGGGCCGGGTCTTCTGCTCTTCGTCGCCAGAGGTCGGCCAGTTCACTTGCTCCAACCCGATGCTCAATCGGCTTTGGCAAAACATCCGCTGGACGCAACGTGCCAACCTGATGAGCGTGCCAACGGATTGTCCGCAGCGCGACGAACGGCTCGGTTGGATGGGCGACATTCAGGCCTTCGCCCAAATGGCCTGCTATGGCATGGACATGGCCGCCTTCTTCAAGAAATGGATTCCCGATGTGCGCGACGCGCAGGCCGATGACGGTCGTTACGCGGATTTTTCGCCGCATCCCTTTGATCGCAACCAGCACTTCACGGGCGTTCCGGCCTGGGGCGATGCGGGCGTCATCGTGCCGTGGCGCGCGTGGCTGAACTACGCGGACCAACGCCTGATCGAGGAGCACCTTGATTCGATGAAGCGGTGGATCGATTACGTTCACAGCCAGAACCCCGGCCTCATCTGGCGCAAGGGGCGGGGCAATGACTACAACGACTGGCTCAACGCGGACACGCTCAAGCTCCCCGGCTGGCCGGCCAAAGGCGGCGAGGTGCCAAAGGACGTCTTTGCCACAATGTATTTCGCTCACTCCGCCGAACTCGTGTCGAAGATGGCCAAAGCGATCAGTCGCCACGAGGACGCGCGCCGCTACGGCAAACTTTTTGACGAGATCAAGGCGGCCTTCAACCAGGAGTTCGTCCAGGCGGATGGTCGGTTGCCGGGCGACACGCAGGCCGGTTACGCGCTGGCACTCCATTTTAATTTGTTGCCCGACGACCTGCATCCGAAGGCGGTCGCGCACTTGCGCGAGGCCATTCGCAAATACAACGGGCACCTTTCCACCGGGTTTCTCTCCACGCGCTGCCTGATGCTCGAATTGACGCGCTCCGGCTACAACGACGAAGCCTGGCAGCTTATCACGAATCGCACGTTTCCTTCTTGGGGTTACATGATTGAAAACGGCGCGACGACAATGTGGGAACGCTGGGACGGCTACGTGCAGGGTCGTGGCTTTCAGGACCCGGGCATGAATTCGTTCAATCACTGGGCGTTTGGCTCGGTGGGCGAATGGATGTTCCAGAGCATCGTTGGCATCCAGCCCGACGAAACGCGTCCAGGCTGGAAACACTTCGTCATTCGTCCGCGTCCCGGTGGCGGGGTCACCTGGGCCAACGGGCGCTATGATTCGATCCGCGGTCCGATCACGAGCGCCTGGAAAATTGAAAAGGACAAGCTCGCGCTTACGGTGACGATTCCCGTCAACACGTCCGCGACCGTTTATGTGCCGGCAGCCGGTGTGGACGAAGTAACGGAGAGCGGCAAACCGGCCACTTCAACTCCGGGCGTGAAATTCCTGCGGGTGGACGACGGCGATGCGGTTTTTGAAGTCGGCTCGGGGCGCTACCAATTTGCCGCACCGATGAACCACAATTCACGTGTTAAGGACGCGTACATCGGGAAGCGTGAGCGCAAAACCACGCGCAGCTTTATCAACCAACAAACCAGTCCGCTCCAAGCAATATGA